From Sediminibacterium sp. TEGAF015, a single genomic window includes:
- a CDS encoding TonB-dependent receptor family protein, producing MSKRALVLCLMILVLNVATGQPKKGKIDTLLIKSLPDVTVVGRNSKSDYQQMPEIVGTNIYAGKKNTLIVLDNVQGNVVTNNMRQVLAKVPGIHIWESDPSGIQIGIAARGLSPNRSWEFNVRQNGYDIAADPFGYPEAYYNPQLQAVQRIEIVRGQGSLQYGPQFGGLVNYILRNGSEINKPFEFETQQTVGSNGLFNSYNAIGGKKGKVHYYTFFDHRNGDGWRENSRYFTNAGYGTVTYNFTTKFSLTAEVMRSHIRSQQPGGLTDVQIMQDAQQSFRGRNWFDITWTTPALIANFQINENTRWNTKLFGTIGDRNSVGFLQSITTKDSINPATLSYNNRVVNLDQYRNYGLESRIITDYRLGKMKNTLSAGIRLYTGTTTRQADGKGTTGTGYDVTITGNYPRDIIFKSRNTAAFAENIFRISDKFLIIPGIRYEWLEGSSSGRNGYTSGGTEIILQNITRDRSFILAGVGTEYHVTRYTEVYANFSQAYRPIQFANLQAPPTTDVVDADLKDAMGYNIDLGYRGKVKDFLQFDISGFYLQYDNRVGTITVSGTPSYRLITNVGSSTSKGFEGYVEFNPFRAFGKNKDADLIIFGSYGYTDAKYSGNHKDASTKGKKVENAPTNIFRSGITGGYKGFLLTVQISNVGETFSDANNTVTPSANGNNGLIPSYTVTDLTATYKFSKGLNLKAGANNLFNERYFTRRAGGYPGPGALPADGRTFFISVGAKF from the coding sequence ATGAGTAAAAGAGCGCTTGTTTTGTGTTTAATGATATTGGTATTAAATGTAGCTACCGGGCAACCCAAAAAAGGAAAGATTGATACACTACTCATAAAAAGCTTGCCCGATGTGACCGTAGTGGGAAGAAACAGCAAAAGCGATTATCAGCAAATGCCGGAAATTGTTGGCACTAATATTTATGCAGGTAAAAAGAATACACTGATTGTACTGGACAATGTGCAGGGCAATGTAGTAACAAATAACATGCGACAGGTACTGGCAAAAGTGCCCGGAATCCATATCTGGGAAAGCGACCCCAGCGGAATTCAGATTGGTATTGCTGCCCGTGGGTTAAGCCCCAACCGGAGTTGGGAGTTTAATGTGCGTCAAAACGGATATGATATTGCTGCGGATCCTTTTGGTTATCCAGAAGCATATTATAATCCGCAGCTACAGGCTGTGCAACGGATAGAAATTGTAAGGGGACAGGGGTCTTTGCAATATGGCCCACAATTTGGCGGATTGGTAAATTACATTCTCAGAAATGGTAGTGAAATAAACAAACCTTTTGAATTTGAAACACAGCAAACAGTTGGAAGCAATGGCCTATTCAACAGCTATAATGCAATAGGTGGCAAAAAGGGCAAAGTGCATTATTATACATTTTTTGATCATCGTAATGGAGACGGATGGAGAGAAAACAGCCGCTATTTTACCAACGCAGGCTATGGTACTGTAACCTATAATTTCACAACAAAATTTTCATTAACGGCTGAAGTTATGCGTTCGCATATCCGCAGTCAACAACCAGGTGGTTTAACAGATGTACAAATAATGCAGGATGCCCAACAAAGTTTCCGCGGCCGGAATTGGTTTGACATAACCTGGACAACCCCTGCATTAATCGCCAACTTTCAAATAAATGAAAACACCCGCTGGAATACCAAATTATTTGGTACCATCGGAGACCGAAACAGTGTTGGATTTTTACAATCCATCACTACCAAAGACAGTATTAACCCTGCAACACTTAGCTACAACAACAGAGTAGTGAATCTTGACCAATATAGGAATTATGGTCTGGAGAGTCGTATCATTACTGATTATAGACTTGGTAAAATGAAAAATACTTTATCTGCTGGTATCCGTTTATATACCGGCACTACCACCAGGCAAGCCGACGGTAAAGGAACAACAGGTACAGGATATGATGTTACCATAACCGGTAATTATCCCCGTGATATTATTTTTAAGTCCAGAAACACAGCTGCATTTGCAGAAAATATTTTTCGCATAAGCGATAAGTTTTTGATAATACCCGGAATAAGATATGAATGGCTGGAAGGTTCATCTTCCGGGCGAAATGGATATACATCAGGCGGTACAGAAATAATCTTACAAAATATTACAAGAGATAGAAGTTTTATTCTCGCTGGTGTGGGAACGGAGTACCATGTTACCAGATATACTGAGGTATATGCAAATTTTTCCCAGGCTTATCGCCCTATTCAGTTTGCAAATTTGCAAGCTCCACCTACAACCGATGTGGTTGACGCAGATTTGAAAGATGCAATGGGATACAATATTGATTTAGGCTACCGTGGTAAAGTGAAAGATTTTCTTCAGTTTGATATAAGTGGATTTTACTTACAGTATGATAACCGTGTAGGGACAATTACTGTTAGCGGAACACCTTCATACCGGCTTATTACTAATGTTGGCAGCAGTACCAGCAAAGGGTTTGAGGGGTATGTAGAATTTAATCCTTTCAGGGCATTCGGAAAAAACAAGGATGCAGATTTAATTATTTTTGGATCTTACGGATATACAGATGCTAAATACAGTGGCAACCATAAAGATGCCAGTACAAAAGGTAAGAAAGTGGAGAATGCACCCACGAATATTTTCCGTAGCGGAATAACAGGCGGTTACAAAGGCTTTTTATTAACTGTACAGATTAGCAATGTAGGAGAAACCTTTAGCGATGCCAATAATACAGTTACACCTTCGGCAAATGGCAACAATGGTTTAATACCGTCTTATACTGTAACTGATTTAACAGCTACTTATAAATTTTCAAAAGGGCTAAACCTAAAAGCAGGAGCAAATAATTTATTTAACGAAAGATATTTCACCCGCAGAGCAGGTGGTTATCCGGGACCAGGTGCTTTACCGGCTGACGGAAGAACATTCTTTATATCTGTTGGAGCAAAATTTTAA
- a CDS encoding sterol desaturase family protein, which yields MKKVFQFGIYPAIMLSASAIILYGIRSGYNQYLVTVPVITLTGILILLLEQWMPYEKNWVGGKNDWNLDLTYYIINYSIKLIAQFLFIWLAESISFLSLFPMQLPFWMQVIIALTIIDFFLFLVHWQSHQYQFLWKLHAIHHSSERLYFLNGEKRHALHQVIEGTPGIILCLVIGTPQPVVVAALAILAINMFMQHTNLDYKAGVLKKFFCVAELHRWHHRADYKDAQVNYGAWLTIWDRLFNTAYDSLKMQTELGAIGIAEEKNFPKNYWKQFLYPFNKKIRQNSKTILLIAGMLFINGIVFSQTDADTITGNWQLQDGSKKISVVKEDGKYVGKIYWVKDMAKNNEIGRKILWNLEYDADNKEWKGGEIQLPGMGHPASCYIKLKDAKTALVTGYHGMRLFGKTKTITRVN from the coding sequence ATGAAGAAAGTATTTCAGTTTGGAATTTATCCTGCCATCATGTTGTCAGCTTCCGCCATTATTTTGTATGGAATCCGATCAGGGTACAACCAATATCTTGTAACTGTACCTGTCATTACTCTTACAGGTATATTAATTTTATTATTGGAACAATGGATGCCTTATGAAAAGAATTGGGTAGGTGGTAAAAATGACTGGAACCTTGACCTTACTTACTACATCATTAATTACAGTATAAAACTAATTGCTCAATTTCTTTTTATATGGCTGGCGGAAAGTATTAGCTTTTTGTCGTTGTTTCCGATGCAATTGCCATTTTGGATGCAGGTAATAATTGCACTTACAATAATCGACTTCTTTCTTTTCCTGGTACACTGGCAGAGTCATCAATACCAATTTTTATGGAAGCTTCATGCTATTCACCATAGTTCGGAGCGATTGTACTTTTTGAATGGTGAAAAACGTCATGCATTGCACCAGGTAATAGAGGGAACACCCGGCATTATTCTTTGCCTTGTAATCGGTACTCCGCAACCGGTGGTAGTGGCGGCGCTGGCAATTCTGGCTATAAATATGTTTATGCAGCATACCAATCTTGATTACAAAGCAGGTGTTTTGAAAAAATTCTTTTGTGTAGCAGAGTTGCACCGCTGGCATCACCGTGCAGATTATAAAGATGCACAGGTTAACTACGGAGCCTGGCTTACCATTTGGGACCGCCTATTCAACACTGCGTATGATAGTCTGAAAATGCAAACAGAATTAGGTGCTATCGGTATTGCTGAAGAAAAGAACTTTCCCAAAAATTACTGGAAACAATTTCTCTACCCTTTCAATAAAAAGATTCGGCAAAATTCAAAAACAATATTACTCATTGCAGGTATGCTGTTTATAAATGGAATTGTATTTTCCCAGACGGATGCAGATACTATTACCGGTAATTGGCAGCTTCAGGATGGTAGTAAAAAGATAAGCGTCGTTAAAGAAGATGGCAAATACGTTGGTAAAATCTATTGGGTTAAAGACATGGCAAAAAACAATGAAATCGGCAGGAAAATATTGTGGAATTTGGAATATGATGCTGATAACAAAGAGTGGAAGGGTGGCGAAATCCAGTTACCTGGTATGGGACATCCTGCAAGCTGTTATATTAAACTCAAAGATGCAAAAACTGCTCTAGTTACGGGTTACCACGGCATGAGGCTATTTGGTAAAACCAAGACCATTACAAGGGTGAACTAA
- a CDS encoding helix-turn-helix transcriptional regulator, with amino-acid sequence MVHYFGSEIDAVRTEFINWFNSASNEDENVHNLIGLLVEKLTGSENLVNQIDERIKQSIEFLHSNLNEEISLANIASKVHLSESRFAHLFKEQTGIPFRKYILWCRMQAALQEVMKGQSFTNAAYGGGFSDVAHLSRTFTEMFGVSPSEVLK; translated from the coding sequence TTGGTTCATTACTTTGGTAGTGAAATTGATGCTGTAAGAACTGAATTTATCAATTGGTTTAATTCAGCATCAAATGAAGATGAAAATGTACATAATCTAATTGGCTTGCTTGTTGAAAAGCTAACGGGCAGCGAAAACTTAGTTAATCAAATTGATGAAAGAATTAAACAATCAATAGAGTTTCTTCATTCAAACTTGAATGAAGAAATAAGTTTGGCAAATATCGCTTCTAAAGTTCATCTTTCTGAAAGCCGCTTTGCCCATTTATTTAAGGAGCAAACCGGTATCCCATTTCGTAAATACATACTTTGGTGCCGGATGCAGGCAGCATTACAAGAAGTAATGAAAGGGCAATCGTTTACCAATGCAGCATATGGTGGGGGTTTTTCAGATGTAGCCCATCTTAGCCGCACATTTACAGAAATGTTTGGTGTTTCGCCTTCAGAAGTTCTTAAATAA